The following coding sequences are from one Hydra vulgaris chromosome 04, alternate assembly HydraT2T_AEP window:
- the LOC136079251 gene encoding general transcription factor II-I repeat domain-containing protein 2A-like: MASAKRRRCDTESGHGGRVFNPSWTTDYFVHEQSQFRIDKIKLLKKTFLAQQSVMKTKVISSYSATKISFLMAEAIAKSGKPFCTGDLLKNCLKIFCKEICPEKTPTVEDLNLSHQTIARRVEDLSKNIELSLKEKLNKCEAYSLALDESTDRSDTAQLAIFIREKKLCGVTTDGASALTGKNIGFVALLKKSINHEIISYHCIIHQEQLCAKVLEMKNVMELVIHTVNFIRSHGLNHRQFKQLLEGCGSEAENVIYFSQVRWLSRAAILKRFWILLPEIVLFLRIKEKDTSLLENIDCLNDLAFLIDMTQMLMELNLKLQGKDQLISKLFENVETFVLKLKLLKQQLSSKVLVYFKALLVRNIYTIDSERYCTLILKLIDEFDTRFCDFKKEKNELDLFAHSFSIKAETVRNEFQIHAIKYFSLFGSTYNCEQLFSKLKHVKTELRNRLTDEHLTNTLRIASSSIKADIDHLCKKKQCQKYYVKNCPKAKRLRVEEKMEKADKVSLKINLEELREENKVLKAQLEDRANGIFKFIHT, from the exons AATTTCGAATTGATAAGATTAAATTGTTGAAGAAAACTTTTCTTGCACAACAATCAGTGATGAAAACTAAAGTGATTAGCTCTTACAGTGCtaccaaaataagttttttaatggcAGAAGCTATTGCAAAAAGTGGTAAACCTTTTTGTACTggagatttattaaaaaactgtttaaaaatattttgtaaagagATATGTCCTGAAAAAACACCTACTGTTGAAGATCTTAACCTCTCACACCAGACTATTGCTAGAAGAGTTGAAGAtctatcaaaaaatattgaattatcattaaaagaaaaattaaataaatgtgaaGCCTATAGTCTGGCACTGGATGAATCAACAGACAGAAGTGATACTGCTCAGCTAGCCATTTTTATTAGAG aaAAGAAACTCTGTGGTGTCACTACAGATGGAGCAAGTGCACTAACaggaaaaaatattggatttgtTGCATTACTTAAGAAATCCATTAATCATGAAATTATTTCATATCACTGCATTATACACCAAGAGCAGCTATGTGCAAAAGTATTGGAGATGAAGAATGTTATGGAACTTGTTATTCATACTGTTAACTTTATAAGAAGTCATGGCCTTAATCACAGACAGTTCAAACAATTACTTGAAGGTTGTGGTAGTGAGGctgaaaatgtaatttatttcagcCAGGTTAGATGGCTTAGTCGAGCTGCTATTCTGAAAAGATTTTGGATACTATTACCTGAAATAGTGCTGTTTCTAAGAATTAAAGAGAAAGACACAAGCTtgcttgaaaatattgactGTCTGAATGATTTGGCATTTTTGATTGACATGACTCAGATGTTAATGGAATTAAATCTTAAGTTGCAGGGTAAAGATCAACTTATTagtaaattgtttgaaaatgtagaaacatttgttttaaaattaaaacttctgAAACAACAATTAAGTTCTAAAGTACTTGTCTATTTCAAGGCATTATTAGtaagaaatatttatacaattgaCTCTGAAAGATATTGtactcttattttaaaattaattgatgaATTTGACACAAGATTCTGtgattttaaaaaggaaaaaaatgagTTAGACTTATTTGCGCATTCATTTTCCATCAAAGCTGAGACAGTTAGAAATGAATTTCAAAT ACatgctattaaatatttttcactttttggaAGCACATACAACTGCGAACAGTTATTCTCAAAATTGAAGCATGTAAAAACAGAACTGAGAAATAGATTGACAGATGAACACCTTACTAATACCCTTCGAATTGCATCATCAAGTATAAAAGCAGACATAGAtcatttatgcaaaaaaaaacagtgtcAA aaatattatgttaaaaattgtcCAAAAGCTAAACGATTGCGTGTTGAAGAAAAGATggaa aaagcagataaagtttctttaaaaattaacctTGAAGAACTAAGAGAAGAGAACAAAGTTTTAAAGGCACAACTAGAAGACAGAGCAAATGGtatctttaaatttatacatacataa